A DNA window from Impatiens glandulifera chromosome 7, dImpGla2.1, whole genome shotgun sequence contains the following coding sequences:
- the LOC124910774 gene encoding protein LURP-one-related 15-like, whose product MTQQIPVIGPEYCMNYPVELKIVRKAIALTTGNFKVTDVNDNDLFKVEVKWSIHDRRILRDSAGNPVITLRQKIMTMHARWQIFRGDSTNKKDLIFTAKTSSWLQFKTKLNVFLAYNKKEKVSDFRLEGSYSKGSCKIYVGHGKSKSILAKMRKKETVMNGLTGKDDFRVTVNPNVDYAFVVALIVVLDNIDTYNEVKQEPPN is encoded by the exons ATGACTCAACAAATTCCAGTGATCGGACCAGAGTATTGCATGAACTATCCAGTTGAGCTAAAAATTGTGAGAAAAGCCATAGCTTTGACCACGGGAAACTTCAAAGTCACCGATGTGAATGATAATGATTTGTTCAAAGTTGAAGTAAAATGGTCTATTCACGATCGTCGCATTCTTCGTGATTCAGCAGGAAACCCAGTAATCACTCTCCGTCAAAAG ATAATGACTATGCATGCAAGATGGCAAATATTTAGGGGAGATAGCACCAACAAGAAGGATCTTATTTTCACGGCTAAGACGAGTTCATGGCTGCAATTCAAGACAAAATTGAACGTGTTCTTGGCGTATAACAAGAAAGAAAAAGTCTCTGATTTTAGATTGGAAGGAAGTTATTCTAAAGGCTCTTGCAAAATATATGTTGGACATGGCAAGTCCAAATCTATTCTTGCCAAA ATGCGTAAGAAGGAGACTGTGATGAATGGATTGACGGGGAAGGATGATTTCAGAGTGACTGTAAATCCAAACGTAGATTATGCTTTCGTAGTTGCGCTCATAGTTGTTCTCGACAATATTGACACATATAATGAAGTAAAACAAGAACCACCAAACTAA